Proteins encoded together in one Impatiens glandulifera chromosome 1, dImpGla2.1, whole genome shotgun sequence window:
- the LOC124918810 gene encoding cellulose synthase A catalytic subunit 2 [UDP-forming]-like isoform X1, which produces MAPGGKLVAGSHNRNEFVVINADDIRTRVNSVQELSGETCQICDDAVEIVDSELFVACNECAFPVCRACYEYERREGNQVCPQCKTRYKRIRGSPRVEGDEEEDDFDELDELEFGKLDSNGSRAFGTTVSGNDGQIRAAGSLAHFGLDCPLIPLLTYGGENADISSVEHALVITGYEVVSAQPRPMAPEKDIAVYGYGSVAWKDKMEEWKKRQSDKLQVVNNEGQSSGGGELDDTDLPMMDEGRQPLSRKIPISSSKISPYRLIIILRLVVLGFFFQYRLLNPVHDAYALWLISVICEIWFALSWILDQFPKWCPVERETYLDRLSLRYEKEGHPSKLADIDIFVSTVDPMKEPPLITANTVLSILSVDYPVGKVSCYVSDDGAAMLTFEALSETSEFARKWVPFCKRFNIEPRAPEWYFSQKIDYLKNSVHQSFVTERRKIKREYAEFKVRINSLVSMAQKAPEDGWTMQDGTPWPGNKVQDHPGMIQVFLGSDGIGDIDGNELPRLVYVSREKRPSFDHHKKAGAMNALVRVSAILSNAPYILNVDCDHYINNSKALREAMCFLMDPISGTNICYVQFPQRFDGIDRHDRYSNRNVVFFDINMKGLDGLQGPIYVGTGCVFRRKALYGNNAPVTKKPPGKACNCFPKWCCLCCGTRKNKKGRIIKGDKKKKMKQRDASKQIHALETIEEGIEGENTEFLKQSHEKLLKKFGQSLDFINMSQLDDGGIPQVGESATNLLREAIHVVSCSYEDKTEWGKEVGWIYGSVTEDILTGFKMHCHGWRSVYCMPKRSAFKGSAPINLSDRLHQVLRWALGSVEIFLSKHCPIWYGYGGGLKWLERFSYINSVLYPLTSIPLLVYCTLPAVCLLTGKFIVPEISNYASILFMALFMLIAATSILEMQWGGVGIDDWWRNEQFWVIGGVSSHLFALFQGLLKVLAGVNTNFTVTSKGGDDGAFSELYLFKWTSLLIPPTTLLILNVVGVVVGISNAINNGYDSWGPLFGRLFFAIWVIMHLYPFLKGLLGKQDRMPTIILVWSILLSSILTLLWVRINPFVSRDGPVLEICGLNCD; this is translated from the exons ATGGCGCCTGGAGGGAAGCTTGTGGCGGGTTCTCACAACAGAAATGAGTTCGTAGTCATCAATGCAGATGATATTCGAACAAGA GTTAACTCTGTTCAAGAATTGAGTGGGGAAACATGTCAAATTTGTGATGATGCTGTTGAGATTGTAGACAGTGAGCTCTTTGTTGCCTGCAACGAATGTGCTTTCCCTGTTTGTAGAGCTTGCTATGAATATGAGAGGCGTGAAGGGAACCAAGTTTGTCCCCAGTGTAAAACACGATACAAACGAATCAGAG GCAGTCCTAGGGTTGaaggtgatgaagaagaagatgacttTGATGAACTGGATGAGCTTGAATTTGGGAAGCTTGATTCCAATGGTTCACGTGCATTTGGAACAACAGTATCTGGTAATGACGGTCAAATTAGGGCAGCTGGTTCATTGGCCCATTTTGGACTTGATTGTCCTCTTATTCCTCTCTTGACATATGGTGGAGAG AATGCTGATATTTCATCTGTTGAACATGCTCTTGTTATCACGGGATATGAAGTTGTGTCTG CTCAACCTAGACCAATGGCTCCAGAGAAAGATATTGCGGTTTATGGATATGGCAGTGTAGCATGGAAGGACAAAATGGAGGAATGGAAGAAAAGGCAGAGTGATAAACTTCAGGTGGTCAATAATGAAGGTCAAAGTTCTGGGGGTGGGGAGCTGGATGATACTGATTTACCAAT GATGGATGAGGGCAGGCAGCCACTGTCAAGGAAAATACCTATATCGTCAAGCAAGATCAGCCCATATAGACTAATCATTATCCTTCGTCTTGTAGTTCTGGGCTTCTTCTTTCAGTATAGATTACTGAACCCCGTTCATGATGCATATGCTTTATGGTTGATATCTGTTATTTGTGAAATATGGTTTGCTTTATCATGGATTCTAGATCAATTCCCAAAGTGGTGCCCAGTAGAGCGAGAGACATATCTGGATCGTCTATCACTCAG ATATGAGAAAGAAGGGCATCCTTCTAAGTTGGCTGATATAGATATCTTTGTGAGCACAGTTGATCCGATGAAAGAACCTCCACTAATCACTGCAAACACAGTTCTTTCCATTCTTTCTGTGGATTATCCAGTTGGAAAAGTTTCATGCTATGTCTCAGATGATGGTGCTGCTATGCTTACATTTGAAGCACTTTCAGAGACTTCTGAATTTGCAAGGAAATGGGTTCCATTTTGCAAAAGATTTAATATCGAGCCTCGTGCACCAGAATGGTACTTCTCTCAGAAGATTGATTATCTGAAAAATAGTGTTCACCAGTCATTTGTGACGGAACGTCGTAAGATAAAG AGGGAATATGCTGAATTCAAAGTAAGAATAAATTCATTGGTATCAATGGCACAGAAAGCTCCCGAAGACGGATGGACGATGCAGGATGGAACTCCATGGCCCGGTAACAAAGTTCAGGACCATCCTGGTATGATACAG GTATTTCTTGGCAGTGATGGTATTGGCGATATTGATGGAAATGAATTACCTCGTCTTGTCTATGTTTCCCGTGAGAAGAGGCCTAGTTTTGATCATCACAAGAAGGCTGGTGCTATGAATGCTCTG GTGCGGGTTTCGGCGATATTATCAAATGCACCTTATATCTTGAATGTTGACTGTGATCACTATATTAACAATAGCAAAGCACTAAGAGAAGCCATGTGTTTCCTTATGGACCCAATTTCTGGAACTAATATTTGTTATGTTCAGTTCCCTCAACGATTTGATGGAATTGATCGCCATGATAGATATTCAAACCGGAACGTGGTGTTCTTCGAT ATTAACATGAAGGGATTGGACGGATTACAAGGACCGATATATGTTGGGACTGGATGCGTTTTCAGAAGGAAAGCACTTTACGGGAACAATGCTCCTGTCACAAAGAAGCCTCCTGGTAAAGCTTGTAACTGTTTTCCGAAATGGTGTTGCCTATGTTGTGGAACCAGAAAGAATAAGAAAGGGAGAATCATTAAGGGggacaaaaagaagaaaatgaagcaAAGGGATGCATCAAAGCAAATACATGCACTCGAAACGATCGAAGAAGGAATTGAAG GGGAAAATACAGAATTTCTAAAGCAATCACACGAGAAGCTACTGAAAAAGTTTGGGCAATCACTTGACTTCATTAATATGTCGCAATTAGATGATGGAGGTATTCCTCAAGTTGGTGAATCTGCGACGAATCTGTTGAGAGAAGCAATTCATGTCGTCAGCTGTAGCTATGAAGACAAGACAGAATGGGGTAAAGAG GTTGGTTGGATATATGGGTCTGTGACAGAGGATATTCTAACAGGATTTAAGATGCATTGCCATGGCTGGCGGTCTGTTTACTGTATGCCAAAGCGATCTGCATTCAAAGGATCAGCTCCTATTAACCTTTCAGATCGTCTACACCAGGTTCTTCGATGGGCTCTTGGATCTGTGGAGATCTTCCTAAGTAAACACTGTCCTATCTGGTATGGTTATGGAGGTGGATTAAAGTGGTTGGAACGATTCTCCTATATAAACTCTGTTTTATATCCATTGACTTCCATTCCATTGCTCGTTTACTGTACGTTGCCAGCTGTATGCCTTCTCACCGGAAAATTTATTGTCCCCGAG ATCAGCAACTACGCAAGTATACTATTCATGGCCCTCTTCATGTTAATCGCTGCCACAAGCATTCTCGAAATGCAATGGGGAGGAGTCGGAATCGACGATTGGTGGAGAAACGAGCAGTTTTGGGTAATTGGCGGCGTTTCATCCCATCTTTTCGCCCTCTTCCAAGGTTTACTCAAAGTCTTAGCAGGTGTGAACACGAATTTCACAGTAACTTCTAAAGGAGGAGATGATGGTGCATTTTCCGAGCTTTACCTATTCAAATGGACCTCGCTTTTAATCCCGCCAACAACTCTACTCATCTTGAATGTGGTTGGCGTAGTTGTTGGGATTTCAAACGCGATAAACAATGGATACGATTCGTGGGGGCCGTTGTTTGGTAGGTTGTTTTTTGCCATATGGGTAATTATGCATCTTTATCCTTTCCTGAAGGGATTACTTGGGAAACAAGATAGAATGCCCACGATTATATTGGTTTGGTCGATTCTGCTGTCTTCTATATTGACTCTTTTGTGGGTGAGAATTAACCCGTTTGTATCGAGAGACGGTCCTGTGCTTGAAATATGTGGGTTGAATTGTGActga
- the LOC124918810 gene encoding cellulose synthase A catalytic subunit 2 [UDP-forming]-like isoform X2 produces the protein MAPGGKLVAGSHNRNEFVVINADDIRTRVNSVQELSGETCQICDDAVEIVDSELFVACNECAFPVCRACYEYERREGNQVCPQCKTRYKRIRGSPRVEGDEEEDDFDELDELEFGKLDSNGSRAFGTTVSGNDGQIRAAGSLAHFGLDCPLIPLLTYGGENADISSVEHALVITGYEVVSAQPRPMAPEKDIAVYGYGSVAWKDKMEEWKKRQSDKLQVVNNEGQSSGGGELDDTDLPMMDEGRQPLSRKIPISSSKISPYRLIIILRLVVLGFFFQYRLLNPVHDAYALWLISVICEIWFALSWILDQFPKWCPVERETYLDRLSLRYEKEGHPSKLADIDIFVSTVDPMKEPPLITANTVLSILSVDYPVGKVSCYVSDDGAAMLTFEALSETSEFARKWVPFCKRFNIEPRAPEWYFSQKIDYLKNSVHQSFVTERRKIKREYAEFKVRINSLVSMAQKAPEDGWTMQDGTPWPGNKVQDHPGMIQVFLGSDGIGDIDGNELPRLVYVSREKRPSFDHHKKAGAMNALVRVSAILSNAPYILNVDCDHYINNSKALREAMCFLMDPISGTNICYVQFPQRFDGIDRHDRYSNRNVVFFDINMKGLDGLQGPIYVGTGCVFRRKALYGNNAPVTKKPPGKACNCFPKWCCLCCGTRKNKKGRIIKGDKKKKMKQRDASKQIHALETIEEGIEEFLKQSHEKLLKKFGQSLDFINMSQLDDGGIPQVGESATNLLREAIHVVSCSYEDKTEWGKEVGWIYGSVTEDILTGFKMHCHGWRSVYCMPKRSAFKGSAPINLSDRLHQVLRWALGSVEIFLSKHCPIWYGYGGGLKWLERFSYINSVLYPLTSIPLLVYCTLPAVCLLTGKFIVPEISNYASILFMALFMLIAATSILEMQWGGVGIDDWWRNEQFWVIGGVSSHLFALFQGLLKVLAGVNTNFTVTSKGGDDGAFSELYLFKWTSLLIPPTTLLILNVVGVVVGISNAINNGYDSWGPLFGRLFFAIWVIMHLYPFLKGLLGKQDRMPTIILVWSILLSSILTLLWVRINPFVSRDGPVLEICGLNCD, from the exons ATGGCGCCTGGAGGGAAGCTTGTGGCGGGTTCTCACAACAGAAATGAGTTCGTAGTCATCAATGCAGATGATATTCGAACAAGA GTTAACTCTGTTCAAGAATTGAGTGGGGAAACATGTCAAATTTGTGATGATGCTGTTGAGATTGTAGACAGTGAGCTCTTTGTTGCCTGCAACGAATGTGCTTTCCCTGTTTGTAGAGCTTGCTATGAATATGAGAGGCGTGAAGGGAACCAAGTTTGTCCCCAGTGTAAAACACGATACAAACGAATCAGAG GCAGTCCTAGGGTTGaaggtgatgaagaagaagatgacttTGATGAACTGGATGAGCTTGAATTTGGGAAGCTTGATTCCAATGGTTCACGTGCATTTGGAACAACAGTATCTGGTAATGACGGTCAAATTAGGGCAGCTGGTTCATTGGCCCATTTTGGACTTGATTGTCCTCTTATTCCTCTCTTGACATATGGTGGAGAG AATGCTGATATTTCATCTGTTGAACATGCTCTTGTTATCACGGGATATGAAGTTGTGTCTG CTCAACCTAGACCAATGGCTCCAGAGAAAGATATTGCGGTTTATGGATATGGCAGTGTAGCATGGAAGGACAAAATGGAGGAATGGAAGAAAAGGCAGAGTGATAAACTTCAGGTGGTCAATAATGAAGGTCAAAGTTCTGGGGGTGGGGAGCTGGATGATACTGATTTACCAAT GATGGATGAGGGCAGGCAGCCACTGTCAAGGAAAATACCTATATCGTCAAGCAAGATCAGCCCATATAGACTAATCATTATCCTTCGTCTTGTAGTTCTGGGCTTCTTCTTTCAGTATAGATTACTGAACCCCGTTCATGATGCATATGCTTTATGGTTGATATCTGTTATTTGTGAAATATGGTTTGCTTTATCATGGATTCTAGATCAATTCCCAAAGTGGTGCCCAGTAGAGCGAGAGACATATCTGGATCGTCTATCACTCAG ATATGAGAAAGAAGGGCATCCTTCTAAGTTGGCTGATATAGATATCTTTGTGAGCACAGTTGATCCGATGAAAGAACCTCCACTAATCACTGCAAACACAGTTCTTTCCATTCTTTCTGTGGATTATCCAGTTGGAAAAGTTTCATGCTATGTCTCAGATGATGGTGCTGCTATGCTTACATTTGAAGCACTTTCAGAGACTTCTGAATTTGCAAGGAAATGGGTTCCATTTTGCAAAAGATTTAATATCGAGCCTCGTGCACCAGAATGGTACTTCTCTCAGAAGATTGATTATCTGAAAAATAGTGTTCACCAGTCATTTGTGACGGAACGTCGTAAGATAAAG AGGGAATATGCTGAATTCAAAGTAAGAATAAATTCATTGGTATCAATGGCACAGAAAGCTCCCGAAGACGGATGGACGATGCAGGATGGAACTCCATGGCCCGGTAACAAAGTTCAGGACCATCCTGGTATGATACAG GTATTTCTTGGCAGTGATGGTATTGGCGATATTGATGGAAATGAATTACCTCGTCTTGTCTATGTTTCCCGTGAGAAGAGGCCTAGTTTTGATCATCACAAGAAGGCTGGTGCTATGAATGCTCTG GTGCGGGTTTCGGCGATATTATCAAATGCACCTTATATCTTGAATGTTGACTGTGATCACTATATTAACAATAGCAAAGCACTAAGAGAAGCCATGTGTTTCCTTATGGACCCAATTTCTGGAACTAATATTTGTTATGTTCAGTTCCCTCAACGATTTGATGGAATTGATCGCCATGATAGATATTCAAACCGGAACGTGGTGTTCTTCGAT ATTAACATGAAGGGATTGGACGGATTACAAGGACCGATATATGTTGGGACTGGATGCGTTTTCAGAAGGAAAGCACTTTACGGGAACAATGCTCCTGTCACAAAGAAGCCTCCTGGTAAAGCTTGTAACTGTTTTCCGAAATGGTGTTGCCTATGTTGTGGAACCAGAAAGAATAAGAAAGGGAGAATCATTAAGGGggacaaaaagaagaaaatgaagcaAAGGGATGCATCAAAGCAAATACATGCACTCGAAACGATCGAAGAAGGAATTGAAG AATTTCTAAAGCAATCACACGAGAAGCTACTGAAAAAGTTTGGGCAATCACTTGACTTCATTAATATGTCGCAATTAGATGATGGAGGTATTCCTCAAGTTGGTGAATCTGCGACGAATCTGTTGAGAGAAGCAATTCATGTCGTCAGCTGTAGCTATGAAGACAAGACAGAATGGGGTAAAGAG GTTGGTTGGATATATGGGTCTGTGACAGAGGATATTCTAACAGGATTTAAGATGCATTGCCATGGCTGGCGGTCTGTTTACTGTATGCCAAAGCGATCTGCATTCAAAGGATCAGCTCCTATTAACCTTTCAGATCGTCTACACCAGGTTCTTCGATGGGCTCTTGGATCTGTGGAGATCTTCCTAAGTAAACACTGTCCTATCTGGTATGGTTATGGAGGTGGATTAAAGTGGTTGGAACGATTCTCCTATATAAACTCTGTTTTATATCCATTGACTTCCATTCCATTGCTCGTTTACTGTACGTTGCCAGCTGTATGCCTTCTCACCGGAAAATTTATTGTCCCCGAG ATCAGCAACTACGCAAGTATACTATTCATGGCCCTCTTCATGTTAATCGCTGCCACAAGCATTCTCGAAATGCAATGGGGAGGAGTCGGAATCGACGATTGGTGGAGAAACGAGCAGTTTTGGGTAATTGGCGGCGTTTCATCCCATCTTTTCGCCCTCTTCCAAGGTTTACTCAAAGTCTTAGCAGGTGTGAACACGAATTTCACAGTAACTTCTAAAGGAGGAGATGATGGTGCATTTTCCGAGCTTTACCTATTCAAATGGACCTCGCTTTTAATCCCGCCAACAACTCTACTCATCTTGAATGTGGTTGGCGTAGTTGTTGGGATTTCAAACGCGATAAACAATGGATACGATTCGTGGGGGCCGTTGTTTGGTAGGTTGTTTTTTGCCATATGGGTAATTATGCATCTTTATCCTTTCCTGAAGGGATTACTTGGGAAACAAGATAGAATGCCCACGATTATATTGGTTTGGTCGATTCTGCTGTCTTCTATATTGACTCTTTTGTGGGTGAGAATTAACCCGTTTGTATCGAGAGACGGTCCTGTGCTTGAAATATGTGGGTTGAATTGTGActga